From the Bacillus thuringiensis genome, one window contains:
- a CDS encoding DUF1071 domain-containing protein translates to MDYRNQSIPVEKLTSMDVNKAIQRGLVKAIARHGLGLYIYANEDLPVLTEEQKELEAEKQRLREIQPLIKRAEQLGYQNIDSLKNKTKKEITDIMKIWLAQQETEKGE, encoded by the coding sequence ATGGACTATCGTAACCAATCTATCCCAGTTGAAAAACTGACTTCTATGGACGTAAATAAAGCCATTCAGCGTGGACTAGTTAAGGCAATTGCTCGTCATGGTTTAGGGCTATATATTTATGCAAATGAAGATTTACCAGTTCTAACAGAAGAACAAAAAGAGCTTGAAGCAGAAAAACAACGACTTAGAGAGATTCAGCCACTTATAAAACGAGCTGAACAACTAGGATACCAAAATATTGACAGCTTGAAAAATAAGACTAAAAAAGAAATTACCGACATCATGAAGATTTGGTTAGCACAGCAAGAAACAGAAAAAGGGGAATAA
- a CDS encoding single-stranded DNA-binding protein (phage single-stranded DNA-binding protein) — MAIITVTAQANEKNTRTVSTAKGDKKIISVPLFEKEKGSNVKVAYGSAFLPDFIQLGDTVTVSGRVQAKESGEYVNYNFVFPTVEKVFITNDNSSQSQAKQDLFGGSEPVEVDESELPF, encoded by the coding sequence ATGGCAATCATCACAGTAACAGCACAAGCGAATGAAAAAAATACACGTACAGTAAGTACAGCAAAAGGCGATAAGAAAATTATTTCAGTCCCATTATTTGAAAAAGAAAAGGGATCTAACGTAAAAGTTGCGTACGGTTCGGCTTTCTTGCCTGATTTCATTCAATTAGGTGACACAGTAACGGTCAGCGGTCGTGTACAAGCCAAGGAATCAGGAGAATACGTAAATTATAACTTTGTTTTCCCTACGGTTGAAAAAGTATTTATCACTAATGATAATAGTAGTCAATCACAAGCTAAACAAGACTTATTTGGTGGTTCTGAACCTGTTGAAGTTGATGAATCAGAACTTCCTTTCTAG